The following proteins are co-located in the Camelina sativa cultivar DH55 chromosome 12, Cs, whole genome shotgun sequence genome:
- the LOC104729871 gene encoding aspartate--tRNA ligase, chloroplastic/mitochondrial-like — translation MSLLLRTLPLRPARFLSATAISASNAAVLFFVPKRRNPLPGTRRTFSNSTVAATSGDVVVKPVPSPPSVLRWVSRTGLCGDLSVDDVGKRVRLCGWVAFHRVHGGLTFLNLRDHTGIVQVTTVPEEFPEAHGLINDMRLEYVVLVEGTVRSRPKEAINKKMKTGFIEVVAEHVEILNPVRAKLPFLVTTSDETKDSVKEEIRLRFRCLDLRRQQMKNNIVLRHNVVKLIRRYLEDRHGFIEIETPILSRSTPEGARDYLVPSRIQSGTFYALPQSPQLFKQMLMVSGFDKYYQVARCFRDEDLRADRQPEFTQLDMEMAFMPMEDMLKLNEDLIRKVFQEIKGIQLPDPFPRLTYADAMDRYGSDRPDTRFDLELKDVSNVFTESSFRVFTEALESGGIIKVLCVPLGAKKYSNSALKKGDIYNEAMKSGAKGLPFLKVLDNGEVEGIAALVSSLDLAGKKNFVKQCGAAPGDLILFGVGSVTSVNKTLDRLRLFVAHDMDLIDHSKHSILWVTDFPMFEWNEPEQRLEALHHPFTAPKPEDMDDLPSARALAYDMVYNGVEIGGGSLRIYKRDVQEKVLEIIGISPEEAEAKFGYLLEALDMGAPPHGGIAYGLDRMVMMLGGASSIRDVIAFPKTTTAQCALTRTPSEVDPKQLQELSIRTK, via the exons ATGTCTCTGCTCCTGCGAACTTTACCTCTTCGACCTGCTCGTTTCCTCTCCGCCACCGCCATATCCGCATCAAACGCCGCCGTTTTATTCTTCGTACCCAAACGGAGAAACCCACTTCCTGGAACCCGAAGAACTTTCTCCAATTCCACTGTTGCGGCTACCTCCGGCGATGTGGTAGTGAAGCCTGTTCCATCTCCTCCGTCGGTTCTCCGGTGGGTATCGCGTACAGGGCTATGCGGCGACTTATCAGTTGACGATGTTGGTAAAAGGGTCCGCCTTTGCGGGTGGGTCGCATTTCACAGAGTCCATGGAGGTCTCACTTTTCTTAATCTTAGAGATCATACCGGCATTGTTCAG gTAACGACAGTTCCGGAGGAGTTTCCTGAGGCACATGGCTTGATCAATGACATGAGGCTTGAGTATGTTGTTTTGGTGGAAGGTACTGTTCGAAGCAGGCCAAAGGAGGCcatcaacaagaaaatgaaaacaggATTCATTGAG GTAGTTGCAGAGCATGTTGAAATATTGAATCCTGTGAGGGCAAAGCTTCCCTTTCTAGTTACTACTTCAGATGAGACAAAAGATTCAGTGAAAGAAGAAATCCGCCTAAG ATTTCGGTGCCTTGATCTACGCCGTCAGCAAATGAAGAATAATATAGTTCTTCGCCATAACGTGGTGAAGCTAATTAGAAGATATCTAGAAGACAGACATGGGTTCATTGAG ATTGAAACTCCAATACTCTCGAGATCTACTCCAGAAGGCGCGCGAGATTATCTGGTTCCCTCTAGAATTCAG TCAGGAACATTCTATGCTTTGCCTCAAAGTCCTCAGCTCTTCAAACAGATGTTAATGGTCTCTGGTTTTGACAAATATTACCAGGTAGCAAG ATGTTTTAGAGATGAAGATTTAAGAGCTGACAGGCAGCCTGAATTCACTCAGCTTGATATGGAAATGGCTTTCATGCCTATGGAGGACATGCTGAAGCTGAATGAAGATCTTATCCGTAAG GTCTTTCAAGAGATCAAAGGTATCCAGCTACCTGATCCATTCCCAAGGCTGACATATGCTGATGCAATGGATCGATATGGCTCAGATAGACCAGATACACGATTTGATCTTGAGTTGAAAGAC GTGTCAAACGTTTTCACAGAATCGTCCTTCAGGGTTTTTACGGAGGCCCTTGAAAGTGGTGGAATCATTAAGGTATTATGTGTGCCTTTGGGTGCTAAGAAGTATTCCAACTCAGCTCTCAAAAAAGGAGATATTTACAATGAAGCCATGAAATCCGGAGCAAAGGGTCTGCCTTTCTTGAAGGTCTTGGATaatg GGGAGGTCGAGGGAATTGCAGCATTAGTTTCTAGTTTAGACTTGGCgggtaaaaaaaactttgtgaaACAATGTGGAGCAGCACCTGGTGATCTTATATTATTTGGAGTGGGTTCTGTTACTTCGGTTAATAAAACCCTAGATAGGTTAAGACTCTTTGTAGCCCATGACATGGATTTGATTGACCAT TCCAAGCACTCAATTCTGTGGGTGACAGATTTTCCAATGTTCGAGTGGAATGAGCCAGAGCAAAGGCTTGAG GCATTACATCATCCATTCACAGCTCCTAAGCCTGAAGATATGGATGACTTGCCTTCTGCACGAGCTCTCGCTTATGACATGGTCTATAATGGGGTTGAG ATTGGTGGAGGAAGTTTGAGGATATATAAGCGGGACGTTCAAGAAAAGGTTTTGGAGATCATTGGCATCTCACCTGAAGAG GCCGAAGCAAAGTTTGGCTACCTTTTGGAGGCTCTTGACATGGGTGCTCCTCCTCATG GTGGAATTGCTTATGGACTAGATAGAATGGTGATGATGCTGGGAGGTGCGAGTTCCATAAGAGATGTAATAGCCTTCCCAAAGACAACCACGGCGCAATGTGCCTTGACGAGGACTCCCTCGGAAGTCGATCCAAAGCAGCTCCAAGAGCTTTCCATCCGCACCAAATAG
- the LOC104729869 gene encoding uncharacterized protein LOC104729869 — MQYSASISSPSSLRHQTRSRLSSLFIFSPKTLIFTSTTRFSDSTSPLLASRRSRDFINGRDDFAEDTRSWNRKIRPEYDGFDDDYEEDEDDHEEEDRSLDLLLRFVENVFRKVSKRARKAVRSILPVSISTKLVGFSVNGVLILAFLWILKAFLEVACTLGTIVFTSILLIRGLWAGVAYLQESRNNRINELSDDPRAWNGVQPVS, encoded by the exons ATGCAATATTCAGCCTCAATCTCATCGCCTTCTTCTCTAAGGCATCAAACTCGATCGCGTCTCTCCTCCTTGTTCATCTTCTCtcccaaaaccctaatctttACCAGTACCACCAGATTCTCTGATTCCACTTCTCCCCTTCTTGCTTCTCGCCGATCCCGCGATTTCATCAAC GGGAGGGATGATTTCGCAGAAGATACGAGGAGCTGGAACCGGAAGATTAGACCGGAGTACGACGGGTTCGATGATGATTAcgaggaagacgaagatgatcatgaggaagaagatagaaGTTTGGATCTGTTGCTTAGATTTGTAGAGAATGTTTTCAGAAAGGTTTCCAAGAGAGCTAGGAAAGCTGTCAGATCAATCTTGCCTGTTTCCATCTCTACCAAGCTT GTTGGGTTTTCAGTGAATGGAGTACTTATTCTTGCGTTTTTGTGGATCTTGAAGGCTTTCCTCGAG GTAGCTTGCACACTTGGAACTATTGTATTTACGAGCATTCTACTTATACGCGGACTTTGGGCTGGTGTAGCATACTTGCAGGAGAGCCGCAACAATAGGATCAATGAACTCTCTGATGACCCACGTGCATGGAACGGGGTGCAACCAGTTTCTTGA
- the LOC104729872 gene encoding inositol-tetrakisphosphate 1-kinase 2-like produces MFASCEIETARLSRNLGITCNLGFACGGFEDFGMRFEGENMVPTKAEEEEEDGGGGREVALTETSPFQFHQPLLQQQKLVVGYALTPKKKKSFLQPKLEVLARRKGIFFVPIDLNRPLSEQGPFDVVLHKLLGKEWEEVIEDYQQNHPEVTVLDPPGSIQRIYNRQSMLQGMADLHLSDCSGSIFVPKQMVVLKDSAASADKVVEAGLKFPLVAKPLWIDGTAKSHQLYLAYDRRSLAELDPPLVLQEFVNHGGVMFKVFVVGDIIKVMRRFSLPNVSNCEKAKVDGVFQFPRVSSASASADNADLDPRVAELPPKPFLEALVKELRSLLGLRLFNIDMIREHGSKNTFYVIDINYFPGYGKMPDYENVFVDFFQNLAQTKHKKRQHCK; encoded by the exons ATGTTTGCTTCCTGCGAGATCGAAACTGCCCGATTGAGCCGTAATTTGGGGATTACCTGCAATTTAGGGTTCGCCTGCGGTGGATTTGAAGACTTTGGTATGAGATTCGAAGGGGAAAACATGGTTCCAACCAAagctgaagaggaagaagaagacggcggCGGCGGCAGAGAAGTGGCCCTCACCGAAACGTCGCCGTTTCAGTTTCACCAGCCGTTGCTTCAGCAGCAGAAACTCGTTGTTGGGTATGCTCTCActcccaagaagaagaagagtttcttGCAGCCCAAGCTTGAAGTTCTTGCTAG GAGAAAAGGCATTTTCTTTGTCCCCATCGATTTGAACCGCCCTCTTTCTGAACAAGGGCCATTTGATGTCGTTTTGCATAAG TTGCTGGGAAAAGAGTGGGAAGAAGTTATTGAG GATTACCAACAAAACCACCCAGAAGTGACTGTGCTTGACCCACCAGGTTCAATACAGCGTATATATAATCGACAGTCGATGCTTCAGGGTATGGCAGATTTGCATCTGTCAGATTGCAGTG GCAGCATTTTTGTTCCAAAGCAAATGGTTGTCTTAAAAGATTCAGCAGCTAGTGCTGACAAAGTTGTGGAAGCTGGTCTTAAATTTCCACTAG TTGCAAAGCCTCTCTGGATTGATGGAACTGCGAAGTCACATCAATTGTACTTAGCTTATGACAGGCGCTCACTTGCAGAACTTGATCCGCCTTTAGTCCTTCAAGAGTTTGTAAATCATG GTGGAGTTATGTTCAAGGTTTTTGTGGTGGGTGATATTATAAAAGTCATGAGACGGTTTTCTCTACCAAATGTGAGTAATTGTGAAAAAGCCAAAGTTGATGGCGTCTTCCAATTCCCAAGAGTTTCATCTGCTTCTGCTTCAGCTGATAACGCAGACTTGGACCCTCGTGTTGCTGAACTCCCTCCAAAGCCTTTTCTTGAGGCCCTTGTGAAAGAGCTTAGAAGCTTATTG GGACTTCGTCTCTTCAACATAGATATGATCAGGGAACATGGGAGCAAAAACACGTTTTATGTTATTGACATCAACTATTTTCCAG GTTACGGAAAGATGCCAGATTACGAGAATGTATTTGTAGATTTCTTCCAAAATCTGGCgcaaacaaaacataagaagCGACAACATTGTAAATGA